Proteins encoded together in one Rhipicephalus sanguineus isolate Rsan-2018 chromosome 9, BIME_Rsan_1.4, whole genome shotgun sequence window:
- the LOC119404492 gene encoding transmembrane protease serine 9 isoform X2, whose product MKLVTLVAAVLCSGGPVFSRSLNLPAISDADRACKDALRPDIVDNDPTYILSPNFDGINRYPAGALCMWTLRTPPGKVINLAFEEFSLQDSLDCVRDRVALYAGEWRPQPQQRQQLAEKQQNAVALGSAIEEQGSANLLARWCGPWLPRDYALPPNTAATLVFTSGRLGTPGLGFVARYYLTDAPVKEHCKEEELRCRNGQCVDDRKRCDRNDDCGDGTDEENCGPEVNGLGSETCGRPLAEPFRFHVDEDAYIVGGSKAKPETWPWQASLKLAEDPVYGHKCGATLVDRQWLVSAAHCFRTWGEPSDWVVYVGKYYLFEDESTQQLRYVESIFIHPGYQMAVKPVLVQNRKDHDIALIKLNAPVTLNGQVQPICLQELPDLADNTTCYVTGWGATREAEMSPVLKQAAVLVLPLDECASYYNGTCVINQLMYCAGYEDGRHDSCHGDSGGPLVVKQGGSWQLAGVISGGLRCGEPRHPGIYTKVTPHYSWIRGVMAGNVTLS is encoded by the exons GCGGCCCAGTGTTTTCTCGCAGTCTGAACCTTCCCGCCATTTCTGACGCCGACAGGGCATGCAAGGACGCTCTCAGACCCGATATCGTTGACAATGACCCTACGTACATCCTGAGCCCAAACTTCGATGGCATCAACAGATATCCTGCTGGCGCGTTGTGCATGTGGACATTGCGTACCCCACCAGGGAAG GTAATCAATTTGGCTTTCGAAGAGTTCTCGTTGCAAGACTCCCTGGATTGCGTCCGTGACCGAGTGGCCCTGTACGCCGGTGAGTGGCGGCCACAGCCCCAGCAGCGGCAGCAGTTGGCAGAGAAGCAGCAAAATGCGGTCGCGCTGGGCTCGGCAATCGAGGAGCAGGGCTCCGCGAACCTCCTGGCTCGCTGGTGCGGACCCTGGTTGCCACGTGACTACGCGCTTCCGCCAAACACTGCGGCCACGCTCGTCTTTACCTCCGGCAGGCTGGGTACACCGGGACTAGGGTTCGTAGCACGCTACTACCTCACCGACGCTCCCGTGAAAG AGCACTGCAAGGAAGAGGAACTACGATGCCGCAATGGCCAATGCGTGGACGATCGCAAGAGGTGCGACAGGAATGATGACTGCGGTGACGGAACGGACGAGGAAAACTGCG GGCCCGAAGTCAATGGCCTCGGGTCGGAAACCTGTGGCCGACCACTTGCAGAGCCCTTCCGCTTTCACGTCGACGAGGACGCGTACATTGTCGGTGGGAGCAAGGCGAAACCCGAGACCTGGCCGTGGCAGGCGTCGCTCAAGCTGGCAGAGGACCCTGTGTATGGACACAAGTGCGGCGCCACCCTCGTGGACAGGCAGTGGCTGGTATCGGCGGCACATTGTTTCCGCAC GTGGGGAGAGCCATCGGATTGGGTCGTGTACGTTGGAAAGTACTACCTCTTTGAGGACGAATCGACGCAGCAGCTGCGCTATGTGGAGTCTATCTTCATTCACCCCGGCTACCAGATGGCTGTT AAACCCGTGCTGGTCCAAAACCGCAAGGATCACGACATTGCGTTGATCAAGCTGAACGCTCCGGTGACGCTCAATGGACAGGTGCAGCCAATCTGCTTGCAGGAGCTACCTGACCTCGCCGACAACACGACGTGCTACGTCACAGGGTGGGGTGCGACCCGCG AGGCCGAGATGAGCCCCGTGCTGAAACAGGCCGCCGTGCTGGTGCTACCTTTGGACGAGTGTGCCAGCTACTACAATGGTACTTGCGTCATCAACCAGCTCATGTACTGCGCGGGCTACGAGGACGGCCGACACGACTCATGCCAC GGTGACAGCGGAGGCCCCCTGGTGGTCAAACAGGGAGGCAGTTGGCAACTGGCCGGTGTCATCTCGGGTGGACTCCGATGCGGCGAGCCGCGTCACCCAGGCATCTACACCAAAGTGACGCCGCACTACTCATGGATACGTGGCGTCATGGCGGGAAACGTTACGCTTTCCTGA